The nucleotide window CGACCTTCTCTCGAAAGTGGGCGAAGAAGACGTGGTGCACTCCTCCCACGTTTGCAGCGGAAAGACCCTGGTGGCTGGGTTGGGCAAGTGAGGGTGCACCCCGGCGCGCCCTCGTCCAGCTGTAGTGTGGCAGGTCTCTGCAGCCAAGTTCTGTCCTCGCTTGCATAAGATTCCGCAGAGCAATGCGTGGAATTCCTTCCGAACGCTGCGGTGCATGTATCCGTAGATGTACGGATGGAGGCAGCACTGCAGGAAGAAGAGCACCAGAGCCAAAGACGAAAGCCACGCCGGTACATCTGCTCTGGCATTCGTGGATATGGTGGTCAGTATGCTGTAGGGTCCCATGCTGAGGATATATGACGCCATGATCACAAAGACGACACGCGCAGCCTTACAGTGGTAGTGAAAGCTTCGGTGCCTGGCACGAGTCGGGTACCCCTTGGCTGAGGGGGGGCCATCCGGTGAGCTTGCCCGCTGCGGCGGCGAATTGCTTTGCCCTCGGAATTCCTGAGGGCAACGCTGGGATTCAGATCGAGTCTGCACCGGGTGCACAAGGGCATTCTGCCTCCGAGCCGCCCGGAATACCATCCAGTAGCACCCGAGCATGACGAGAACCGGGAGCCAGAAAGAGAAGGTGGCCACCACGGCCGAGTAGGACACGCTGTAGGACCAGACCACTGAGCATACCTTGTGATGGTGGTTAAAGTCGATGGCGCCCCAGCCATA belongs to Stigmatopora argus isolate UIUO_Sarg chromosome 9, RoL_Sarg_1.0, whole genome shotgun sequence and includes:
- the gpr101 gene encoding putative G-protein coupled receptor 101: MMPSSQAPALDPNVTGAPRDLDFPAQDPAWGSAADCVLKIALISAIVCVSLFGNVLVLLVFQRKPQLLHVANRFVLNLLLADLLQTVLVMPFAIAATVPGVWPLDARMCQALVVLMHLFAFAGVNTIIVVSVDRYLAIIHPLSYPTRMTPHLGTNLIVCTWVVSFLQSTPPLYGWGAIDFNHHHKVCSVVWSYSVSYSAVVATFSFWLPVLVMLGCYWMVFRAARRQNALVHPVQTRSESQRCPQEFRGQSNSPPQRASSPDGPPSAKGYPTRARHRSFHYHCKAARVVFVIMASYILSMGPYSILTTISTNARADVPAWLSSLALVLFFLQCCLHPYIYGYMHRSVRKEFHALLCGILCKRGQNLAAETCHTTAGRGRAGVHPHLPNPATRVFPLQTWEECTTSSSPTFERRSRNSRKETTITSVSSDQEPTVQNKQST